In a single window of the Bacillus clarus genome:
- the gerPD gene encoding spore germination protein GerPD: protein MNLNVINRELKVGQIKMNGVSSSALFLIGDANLLILSSILDTPFESVTEGPFVPLVTDVPPTPG from the coding sequence ATGAATTTAAATGTCATAAACCGTGAGTTAAAGGTCGGTCAGATTAAAATGAACGGTGTGTCTTCATCCGCACTATTTTTAATTGGGGATGCAAACCTTCTTATTCTCTCCTCTATTCTTGACACACCATTTGAATCGGTTACAGAGGGACCATTTGTACCATTAGTAACAGATGTCCCTCCTACTCCAGGTTAA
- the gerPF gene encoding spore germination protein GerPF produces MPSVVGNLVVQNSNGSFNLGDFYNVSPKENTKAYNGSGASNVGFVVNTFSGVSATNTFDSDVADQDQIGTA; encoded by the coding sequence ATGCCTTCTGTTGTTGGAAATCTCGTCGTCCAAAACAGTAACGGTTCTTTCAATTTAGGTGATTTTTACAACGTCTCTCCGAAAGAAAATACAAAAGCTTATAATGGCTCTGGTGCCTCCAACGTTGGATTTGTCGTTAATACATTCAGCGGCGTTAGCGCAACAAATACGTTTGATTCTGATGTGGCAGATCAAGATCAAATCGGAACAGCATAA
- the addA gene encoding helicase-exonuclease AddAB subunit AddA: MIENWPKKPEGSQWTDDQWKAVVANGRDILVAAAAGSGKTAVLVERIIKKIISEGNPVDVDRLLVVTFTNAAAQEMKNRIGEALEKVLIDEPGSQHIRKQLSLLNKASISTIHSFCLQVIRGYYYMLDVDPRFRIANQTENELLKEEVLDDILEEEYGIEDNRIFFELVDRYTSDRSDDDLQRMILALHTESRAHPNPGKWLDKLVEAYDVEGKTIEDLVYAAYLLEDVKFQLETAEEYIRKATELAMLPDGPAPRVETLQADLALLGTLSSAARESWTSLYEAMQNVSWQTLKRIKKSDYNEDVVKQVDSLRNKAKDEVKKLQEELFSRKPESFLRDFKDMHPVLEKLVQLVKVFTDRFQAIKRDKGMVDFTDLEHFCLQILSEQSEDGEMRPSAVALQYRNKFAEVLVDEYQDTNFVQESIIKFVTKDSEREGNLFMVGDVKQSIYRFRLAEPGLFLGKYKRFTPGGLEGGMKIDLAKNFRSRHEVLAGTNFIFKQIMSEEVGEIDYDADAELKLGASYPEGEDVAAELLCVHQSEEEELDGEEGVEVEKAQLEARLIAQRIKAMVDSGYEVYDRKNDSMRPVQYRDFVILLRSMPWAPQIMEELKLQGIPVYADLATGYFEATEVNIMMNVFRVIDNPVQDIPLAAVLRSPIVGLNDEELAMLRAHEKKGSFYEVMRSFLQGAPLEEEKELHEKLEWFYNLLQGWREFARQQSLSDLIWKVYRETGYYDFVGGLPAGKQRQANLRVLYDRARQYEATSFRGLFRFLRFIERILERGDDMGTARALGEQEDVVRIMTIHKSKGLEFPVVFVAGLGRRFNTQDLMKRFLLHKDFGFGSQFIDPRKRIKYTTLSQLAIKRKMKMELIAEEMRVLYVALTRAKEKLILIGTVKDKDKEIEKWLDAREHSEWLLPDHIRAGASCYLDWIAPSLYRHRDSEMLLELGQGTIPNEIYEYEASWKVEVVDGKDLLAPEPVQEEKQELLEALREKKAVPLESERKEEVYDRLMWEYRYEEATSYRAKQSVTEIKRNYQSEDGSDNAFIKKLRAPIKTRPRFMEKKGLTYAERGTAVHAVMQHVDLKKPITIEVLQEQIAGMVNKELLTFEQAEEIAIEKVISFFESDLGKRVLAAKSVEREVPFTMMLSAEEAYQDWQGKSEEAILVQGVIDCMIEEEDGITLIDFKTDTIEGKFPGGFDQAKPILEDRYTVQLSLYAKALEKSLQHPVKEKCLYFFDGNHIVNIDE; this comes from the coding sequence ATGATAGAGAATTGGCCTAAAAAACCAGAAGGTAGTCAATGGACAGATGACCAGTGGAAAGCTGTTGTAGCGAACGGACGTGATATTTTAGTTGCGGCCGCTGCTGGATCAGGAAAAACAGCTGTACTCGTTGAGCGTATTATTAAGAAGATTATTAGCGAGGGGAATCCGGTAGATGTCGACCGTTTGCTCGTTGTAACGTTTACGAATGCAGCGGCGCAAGAAATGAAAAATCGTATTGGAGAAGCGCTAGAAAAAGTATTAATTGATGAGCCAGGTTCACAACATATACGAAAGCAGCTTAGTTTATTAAATAAAGCTTCCATTTCTACGATTCACTCGTTTTGTTTACAAGTAATTAGAGGTTATTATTACATGCTTGATGTAGACCCTCGCTTTCGAATTGCGAATCAAACAGAGAACGAGCTATTAAAAGAAGAAGTGCTAGATGACATACTAGAAGAAGAGTATGGAATAGAGGATAATCGTATTTTCTTTGAACTTGTTGATCGCTATACGAGCGATCGCAGTGACGATGACTTACAGCGTATGATTTTAGCGCTTCATACAGAATCAAGAGCACACCCTAATCCAGGTAAGTGGCTTGACAAATTAGTAGAAGCATATGACGTTGAAGGAAAGACGATCGAAGATTTAGTATATGCTGCTTACTTATTAGAAGATGTGAAATTCCAGCTTGAAACAGCGGAAGAGTATATTCGTAAAGCGACTGAACTAGCGATGCTTCCTGACGGTCCAGCGCCTCGCGTCGAAACTTTACAAGCGGATTTAGCTTTACTTGGAACGCTATCAAGTGCAGCTCGTGAGTCGTGGACAAGCCTTTATGAAGCGATGCAAAATGTATCGTGGCAAACGTTAAAGCGTATTAAGAAAAGTGATTACAACGAAGATGTTGTGAAACAAGTAGATTCTCTTCGAAATAAAGCAAAAGATGAAGTGAAGAAATTACAGGAAGAATTATTTAGTCGTAAACCAGAAAGTTTCTTACGAGATTTTAAAGATATGCATCCTGTATTAGAAAAACTCGTTCAGCTCGTAAAAGTGTTTACAGATCGTTTTCAAGCGATAAAGCGTGATAAAGGAATGGTCGATTTCACAGATTTAGAACATTTCTGCCTACAAATTTTAAGTGAACAAAGTGAAGACGGCGAAATGCGCCCATCAGCAGTAGCGCTTCAATATCGTAATAAATTCGCTGAAGTACTTGTCGATGAATATCAAGATACGAACTTCGTACAAGAATCAATCATTAAGTTCGTAACGAAAGACTCTGAGCGAGAAGGAAACTTGTTTATGGTTGGTGACGTAAAACAGTCAATCTATCGTTTCCGACTAGCAGAACCTGGTCTGTTTTTAGGGAAATATAAACGTTTTACGCCAGGAGGGCTAGAAGGCGGAATGAAGATTGATTTAGCAAAAAACTTCCGTAGCCGTCATGAAGTGTTAGCTGGTACCAACTTTATCTTCAAGCAAATTATGAGCGAAGAAGTTGGGGAAATCGATTACGATGCTGACGCTGAATTAAAGCTAGGTGCTAGCTATCCAGAAGGCGAGGATGTAGCAGCTGAACTGTTATGTGTTCATCAATCTGAGGAAGAAGAGCTAGACGGAGAAGAGGGAGTAGAAGTAGAAAAAGCGCAGCTTGAAGCACGCCTCATTGCTCAGCGTATTAAAGCGATGGTTGATTCAGGTTATGAAGTGTACGACCGTAAAAATGATAGTATGCGTCCTGTACAATATCGTGACTTCGTTATTTTACTTCGTTCGATGCCATGGGCTCCGCAAATTATGGAAGAGTTAAAATTGCAAGGAATTCCAGTATATGCTGATCTTGCGACTGGCTACTTTGAAGCGACAGAAGTAAATATTATGATGAATGTATTTCGCGTTATTGATAATCCAGTGCAAGACATTCCGCTTGCAGCTGTACTTCGTTCACCAATTGTTGGACTAAATGATGAAGAACTTGCAATGTTACGTGCTCACGAAAAGAAAGGCTCATTTTATGAAGTGATGCGTTCATTCTTACAAGGAGCACCTCTTGAAGAAGAGAAAGAACTGCATGAAAAACTAGAATGGTTTTATAACTTACTTCAAGGGTGGCGTGAGTTTGCACGCCAGCAATCTCTTTCAGATTTAATTTGGAAAGTGTATCGTGAGACAGGTTATTATGATTTTGTCGGGGGTCTTCCAGCCGGAAAGCAACGGCAGGCGAACTTGCGTGTATTATATGATCGAGCAAGACAATATGAAGCAACATCATTTAGAGGGTTATTCCGTTTCTTACGTTTTATTGAGCGTATTTTAGAACGTGGTGACGATATGGGAACGGCGAGAGCGCTCGGTGAACAAGAAGATGTCGTTCGCATTATGACAATCCATAAAAGTAAAGGATTAGAGTTCCCGGTTGTATTTGTAGCTGGACTCGGTCGTCGTTTTAATACACAAGACTTAATGAAGCGCTTCTTATTGCATAAAGACTTTGGATTTGGTTCACAATTTATCGATCCGCGTAAGCGAATTAAATATACGACATTATCGCAATTAGCGATAAAGCGTAAAATGAAGATGGAATTAATTGCAGAAGAAATGCGCGTATTATATGTTGCATTAACGCGTGCGAAAGAGAAGTTAATTTTAATCGGAACGGTTAAGGATAAAGATAAGGAAATAGAGAAGTGGCTTGATGCAAGGGAACATAGTGAGTGGTTATTACCGGATCACATACGTGCCGGAGCGTCATGTTATTTAGACTGGATTGCTCCTTCCCTATATAGACATCGCGATAGTGAGATGCTACTTGAGCTAGGACAAGGGACCATTCCGAATGAAATTTATGAATATGAAGCGAGCTGGAAAGTGGAAGTAGTTGACGGTAAAGATTTACTTGCACCAGAACCAGTTCAAGAAGAAAAGCAAGAACTGTTAGAAGCACTTCGTGAGAAAAAGGCCGTTCCGTTAGAGAGTGAACGAAAAGAGGAAGTGTACGACAGATTAATGTGGGAGTATAGATATGAGGAGGCAACATCTTACCGTGCGAAGCAATCTGTTACAGAAATAAAAAGAAATTATCAATCTGAAGACGGAAGTGATAACGCCTTTATAAAAAAACTTCGTGCACCTATAAAAACGCGCCCACGCTTTATGGAGAAAAAAGGATTAACGTATGCAGAGCGAGGGACAGCGGTCCATGCCGTTATGCAGCATGTAGATTTGAAGAAACCAATTACGATTGAGGTTCTTCAGGAACAAATTGCAGGAATGGTAAATAAGGAACTGTTAACATTTGAACAAGCAGAAGAAATAGCAATCGAAAAAGTGATTTCATTCTTTGAAAGTGATCTCGGTAAAAGAGTATTAGCGGCGAAAAGTGTCGAGCGCGAAGTACCATTTACGATGATGCTTTCAGCAGAAGAGGCGTATCAAGATTGGCAAGGTAAGAGTGAAGAAGCGATACTCGTCCAAGGGGTTATCGACTGCATGATCGAAGAGGAAGATGGCATTACTTTAATCGACTTCAAAACAGATACGATTGAAGGTAAATTCCCAGGCGGATTCGATCAAGCAAAACCAATTTTAGAAGACCGTTATACAGTGCAGCTTTCATTATATGCAAAAGCGTTAGAGAAAAGCTTACAACACCCTGTGAAAGAAAAGTGCTTATACTTCTTTGATGGAAATCATATCGTAAATATTGATGAATAG
- a CDS encoding TVP38/TMEM64 family protein, whose translation MDFQTIKEYFSAENMDQIVESYRAFGPILGIGLPMVEALIPALPLIVFVLANAVAFGFWLGFLYSWLGSVIGALLVFLIIRRFGRSRFFSFVNKHPKVRKAMGWIERKGFAPIFVIFCFPFTPSALINVVAGLSRISVKQFGLALAFGKLVMIFILTYIGHDLTSFIHKPVKSIIVGVVIFILWYVGKKIEVKLELY comes from the coding sequence ATGGATTTTCAAACAATCAAAGAGTATTTTTCAGCAGAAAATATGGATCAAATTGTTGAGAGCTACCGGGCGTTTGGACCGATTCTTGGTATTGGTTTACCGATGGTAGAGGCACTTATTCCAGCATTGCCGCTCATTGTGTTTGTGTTGGCGAATGCTGTTGCATTTGGTTTTTGGCTTGGTTTTCTATATTCATGGCTTGGATCAGTTATCGGGGCGTTACTCGTATTTCTCATTATCCGCCGCTTTGGACGGAGTCGTTTCTTTTCTTTTGTAAATAAGCATCCGAAAGTACGTAAGGCGATGGGGTGGATTGAAAGAAAAGGGTTCGCACCTATATTTGTTATATTTTGTTTTCCATTTACTCCATCTGCACTCATCAATGTTGTAGCTGGTTTATCTCGCATTAGTGTTAAGCAATTTGGGCTAGCATTAGCGTTTGGAAAACTTGTTATGATTTTTATTTTAACTTATATCGGCCATGATTTAACTTCGTTTATTCATAAACCAGTGAAGTCCATTATTGTTGGCGTTGTTATTTTTATTTTATGGTATGTCGGTAAAAAAATTGAAGTAAAGCTAGAACTATACTAA
- a CDS encoding spore germination protein GerPE, which yields MLRHISVVHNISIISLGIAAVFQVGDANQMELKNRALIVHREIPYYIKGEGRFDSFEIFTDEHITIPKRTTDVKVNIINECPFIEVNDVLLRTLLNSACFQIGNVDYVFNNSRTLQIRQYITNEPSAK from the coding sequence ATGCTCCGTCATATTTCAGTTGTGCACAATATTTCTATCATTTCTTTGGGGATTGCAGCCGTCTTTCAAGTTGGGGATGCAAATCAAATGGAATTAAAAAATAGAGCGCTTATCGTTCATCGAGAAATCCCTTATTATATAAAAGGAGAAGGTCGTTTTGATTCGTTTGAAATCTTTACGGATGAACACATTACAATTCCGAAGCGAACAACAGATGTAAAAGTGAATATTATAAATGAGTGCCCTTTTATTGAAGTAAATGATGTTCTATTACGGACACTTTTAAATTCCGCTTGTTTCCAAATCGGCAATGTTGACTATGTTTTTAATAATTCTCGCACGCTGCAAATTCGTCAATATATTACAAATGAACCTTCCGCTAAATGA
- the addB gene encoding helicase-exonuclease AddAB subunit AddB has translation MSLRFVIGRAGSGKSALCLREVQEELKQRPRGKTILYLVPEQMTFQTQQALIGNEDVRGSIRAQVFSFSRLAWKVLQEVGGASRLHIDEAGVHMLLRKIVESRKDGLYVFQKAAEQNGFFEHLGSMIAEFKRYNVTPSNVYEMWQQLDAHSSSAEQKLLANKVYDLQLLYDDFERALIGKYLDSEDYLQLLIEKLPQSEYVNDAEIYIDGFHSFSPQELEIMRQLMICGVRITITLTIDEKTLAQPVNELDLFYQTTLTYEKIKQVAREEKITIEKTIPLIEQPRFHSPALAHLEAHYEARPNEKFHGEASVTVSTAANLRAEVEGAAREIRRLVADENYRYRDVAVLLRNGESYYDVMRTLFTDYNIPHFIDEKRPMSHHPLVECIRSALEIISGNWRYDAVFRCIKTELLYPLDVRKEAMREEMDEFENYCLAYGVQGKRWTAEEPWMYRRYRSLDGVNGTITDSEREMEEKINRLRDVVRTPVIRMQKRLKRAGTVMQMCEAVYLFLEELDVPKKLEELRLRAEESGDFLFATDHDQVWEEVMSLLDTFVEMLGEEKMSLSMFTDVMTTGLEALQFANIPPSLDQVLVANIDRSRLSDIRATFVIGVNEGVIPAAPMDEGMLSDEERVVLSAAGVELAPTTRQTLLEEQFVMYQMVTRASEKLYISCPLADEEGKTLLASSFIKKIKRMFPDVKETFITNDVNDLSRSAQISYVATPEVTLSYVMQQLQTWKRYGFEGNLDFWWDVYNFYVTSDDWKQKSSRVLSSLFYRNRAQKLSTVVSRDLYGDKIKGSVSRMELFNRCAYAHFAQHGLSLRERDIFKLDAPDIGELFHAALKKIADKLLRENRTWADLSIKECEHLSALVIEEIAPLLQRQILLSSNRHFYLKQKLQQIIFRTSLILREHAKSSGFVPVDLEVPFGMGGTGSLPPMEFALPNGVKMEVVGRIDRVDKAEDESGTFLRIIDYKSSSRALDLTEVYYGLALQMLTYLDVVISNANTWMKKGGTASPAGVLYFHIHNPIVEMKGDASEEEIEKEILKKFKMKGLVLGDADVVRLMDNKLSTGSSDIISAGLKKDGSFSARSSIASEQEFNVLQKYVHHTFENIGKDITEGVIDIAPYKMGNKAACTFCNFKSVCQFDESLEDNQFRALKDMKDSEAMEKIREEVDGE, from the coding sequence ATGTCACTTCGATTTGTGATTGGTAGAGCTGGAAGTGGAAAAAGTGCACTTTGTTTACGTGAAGTGCAAGAAGAGTTAAAACAGCGTCCAAGAGGAAAAACAATATTGTATCTTGTGCCGGAGCAGATGACATTCCAAACGCAGCAGGCGTTAATTGGAAACGAGGATGTAAGAGGGTCTATCCGGGCACAAGTTTTTAGTTTTTCCAGGTTAGCGTGGAAGGTACTGCAAGAAGTAGGTGGTGCAAGCCGTCTTCACATTGATGAAGCGGGCGTGCATATGTTACTTCGTAAAATTGTGGAATCTCGTAAAGACGGATTGTATGTGTTTCAAAAAGCAGCAGAGCAAAATGGTTTTTTTGAACATCTTGGCAGTATGATTGCAGAGTTTAAACGCTATAATGTTACACCGTCTAACGTATATGAAATGTGGCAACAATTAGATGCACATAGTAGTAGTGCGGAACAAAAGCTATTGGCAAATAAAGTATATGATTTGCAGCTATTATATGATGATTTTGAGCGAGCTTTAATCGGAAAATATTTAGATTCAGAAGACTATTTACAGTTACTAATCGAAAAGCTTCCGCAGTCTGAATATGTAAATGATGCGGAAATTTATATAGATGGATTTCATTCATTCTCCCCTCAAGAGCTAGAAATTATGAGACAGCTCATGATTTGCGGGGTGAGAATAACAATAACGCTAACGATAGATGAAAAAACGTTAGCACAGCCAGTGAATGAACTAGATTTATTTTATCAGACGACGTTAACGTATGAAAAAATAAAACAAGTAGCACGTGAAGAGAAGATTACGATTGAAAAGACAATTCCACTTATTGAACAGCCACGTTTTCATTCTCCGGCATTAGCTCATTTAGAAGCTCATTACGAAGCACGTCCAAATGAAAAATTTCACGGTGAAGCAAGCGTTACAGTAAGCACAGCAGCTAATTTACGAGCAGAAGTAGAAGGAGCTGCTCGTGAAATTCGAAGACTTGTTGCGGATGAGAACTATCGTTACCGAGATGTTGCGGTGCTTCTGCGTAACGGAGAAAGTTATTACGATGTAATGCGAACATTGTTTACAGATTATAATATTCCGCATTTCATCGATGAAAAACGTCCGATGTCACATCATCCATTAGTAGAATGCATTCGTTCTGCTTTAGAGATTATTAGCGGGAACTGGCGCTATGACGCGGTGTTCCGCTGCATTAAAACAGAGCTTCTATATCCATTAGACGTAAGAAAAGAAGCGATGCGCGAAGAGATGGACGAATTTGAAAACTACTGTTTAGCGTACGGTGTACAAGGAAAGAGATGGACTGCCGAAGAACCGTGGATGTATCGTCGTTATCGCTCTCTTGATGGAGTAAATGGAACGATAACTGATAGTGAGCGTGAAATGGAAGAGAAGATTAATCGCCTTCGCGATGTTGTAAGAACGCCGGTTATTCGTATGCAAAAGCGATTGAAACGTGCTGGAACAGTGATGCAAATGTGTGAAGCTGTTTATTTATTTTTAGAGGAGCTTGACGTTCCGAAGAAATTGGAAGAATTACGTTTGCGTGCAGAAGAAAGCGGAGATTTCTTATTTGCGACAGACCATGATCAAGTGTGGGAAGAAGTAATGAGCCTTCTTGATACGTTTGTAGAGATGCTTGGCGAGGAAAAAATGTCCCTTTCTATGTTTACTGACGTAATGACCACGGGGCTTGAAGCACTTCAATTCGCCAATATTCCGCCGTCTTTAGATCAAGTATTAGTTGCTAATATTGATCGTTCTAGATTATCAGATATTAGAGCAACATTCGTTATCGGGGTAAATGAAGGAGTTATTCCAGCAGCACCTATGGATGAGGGAATGCTTTCTGATGAAGAAAGAGTTGTTCTTAGTGCGGCTGGTGTTGAATTAGCACCAACGACGAGACAAACTTTATTAGAAGAACAGTTCGTTATGTATCAAATGGTAACGAGGGCGTCTGAGAAGTTATACATTTCTTGTCCGCTTGCGGATGAAGAAGGAAAGACGTTACTTGCTTCTAGTTTTATTAAGAAAATAAAGAGAATGTTCCCTGATGTGAAAGAAACGTTTATAACAAATGATGTAAACGACTTATCACGCTCAGCGCAAATCTCATATGTAGCAACGCCAGAAGTTACGTTATCGTATGTGATGCAACAACTGCAAACGTGGAAACGATACGGGTTTGAAGGGAATTTAGATTTTTGGTGGGATGTATATAACTTCTATGTTACTTCAGATGATTGGAAGCAAAAAAGTAGTCGTGTATTATCAAGTTTATTTTACCGAAATCGTGCACAGAAATTGAGTACAGTTGTAAGTAGAGACTTATACGGAGATAAAATTAAGGGAAGCGTCTCTCGTATGGAACTATTTAATCGCTGTGCGTACGCTCATTTTGCACAACACGGTTTATCGTTAAGAGAGCGTGATATTTTTAAATTAGATGCACCGGATATCGGTGAATTATTCCATGCGGCGCTGAAGAAAATTGCGGATAAGTTATTACGTGAAAACCGTACTTGGGCTGATTTATCAATAAAAGAGTGTGAGCATCTTTCTGCTTTAGTAATAGAAGAAATTGCACCGTTATTACAAAGACAAATTTTATTAAGTTCGAACCGTCATTTTTATTTAAAACAAAAACTACAACAAATCATTTTCCGTACATCGCTCATTCTTCGTGAACACGCGAAGTCTAGTGGCTTTGTACCAGTTGATTTAGAGGTTCCATTTGGTATGGGTGGTACTGGCTCACTTCCACCAATGGAATTTGCATTACCGAATGGTGTGAAAATGGAAGTTGTCGGCCGTATTGACCGGGTCGATAAGGCGGAAGATGAGAGTGGTACGTTCCTTCGTATTATCGACTATAAATCAAGTTCCAGAGCGTTAGACTTAACAGAAGTGTACTACGGATTAGCGCTTCAAATGTTAACGTATTTAGACGTCGTAATTTCAAATGCAAATACGTGGATGAAAAAAGGCGGGACAGCATCACCTGCGGGCGTACTATATTTCCATATTCATAATCCAATTGTTGAGATGAAAGGTGACGCTTCGGAAGAAGAAATTGAAAAAGAAATTTTAAAGAAATTTAAAATGAAAGGACTCGTACTAGGGGACGCTGATGTCGTTCGTTTAATGGATAATAAGCTTTCAACAGGAAGCTCTGATATTATTTCTGCTGGTCTAAAAAAAGACGGTAGTTTTAGTGCGCGTTCTAGCATTGCAAGTGAGCAAGAATTTAACGTACTTCAAAAATATGTACACCATACGTTTGAAAATATCGGAAAAGACATTACAGAAGGTGTCATTGATATTGCTCCGTATAAAATGGGGAATAAAGCGGCATGTACGTTCTGTAATTTTAAATCTGTTTGTCAGTTTGATGAGTCACTTGAAGATAATCAGTTCCGCGCGTTAAAAGATATGAAAGACAGTGAAGCGATGGAGAAAATAAGAGAGGAGGTTGACGGAGAATGA
- a CDS encoding competence protein ComK has translation MENKAERYVENYVVNKKTMALLPVILGEKTVVTRIVEMADSFFVFQKPLDIIERSCRKHGSSFLGRKEGTKELTHITHKAPIAISPTDQLYFFPTYSYSRKECAWLSHFYIESNKELTDGNLIIRFINGFAVKLEISKSSFENQQNRTAKLRTEYEDRKEKQGSPRFKEVDKQDESKLKPAYEKVYFVKEEDM, from the coding sequence ATGGAGAATAAAGCAGAACGTTATGTCGAAAATTATGTTGTAAACAAGAAAACGATGGCCTTACTTCCTGTTATTCTAGGTGAAAAAACGGTTGTGACACGAATAGTTGAAATGGCAGATTCATTTTTCGTATTTCAAAAACCTCTTGATATTATAGAAAGAAGTTGTCGCAAACACGGGTCCAGTTTTTTGGGTAGAAAAGAAGGAACAAAAGAGTTAACTCATATTACGCATAAAGCACCTATTGCTATTAGTCCGACGGATCAGCTTTATTTTTTCCCTACGTATTCTTATTCTAGAAAAGAATGCGCGTGGTTATCTCATTTTTATATTGAAAGTAATAAAGAACTAACAGATGGAAATCTTATTATTCGATTTATAAATGGCTTCGCCGTGAAATTAGAAATATCAAAGAGTAGCTTTGAAAATCAACAAAATCGTACGGCGAAATTACGAACTGAATATGAAGACCGTAAAGAGAAGCAAGGAAGCCCTCGTTTCAAAGAAGTTGATAAACAGGATGAATCGAAATTAAAGCCAGCATATGAGAAAGTGTATTTTGTAAAAGAAGAGGATATGTAA
- a CDS encoding RNA polymerase alpha subunit C-terminal domain-containing protein, with translation MVTSEKTLRTCEKGHEYYKSSDCPTCPICENEKKPKSGFLSLLSSPARRALEHHGITTIEELSQYSEKEILKLHGIGPASLPKLRAALEEKGLSFK, from the coding sequence ATGGTAACTTCCGAGAAAACGTTAAGAACTTGTGAAAAAGGACATGAGTATTATAAAAGTAGTGATTGTCCAACTTGCCCGATTTGTGAGAATGAAAAGAAACCAAAAAGTGGCTTCCTATCGCTTCTTTCATCACCAGCAAGACGTGCGTTAGAACATCATGGAATAACGACTATAGAAGAATTATCTCAGTATAGTGAAAAAGAGATTTTGAAACTGCACGGTATAGGACCTGCGTCTTTGCCTAAATTGAGAGCGGCTTTAGAGGAAAAAGGATTGTCATTTAAATAA
- a CDS encoding DUF4352 domain-containing protein yields the protein MDTETKSKVWEYFGWGAIVIVGAIVTFLVMILIFGDPKTKYTIQEVTTEGQEVKDAEKDVKKEHSIGETIKLGDHRLTVTDVKKSAGGEFDKPRPGNAFVIVSVNIYNGSKEDIPYSPLDFEMRNSKGNITRMTFSTVNQNTALNSGQLAPNGQVTGSIAFEQPVGEKLKLQFTPNFWSKKKIIINL from the coding sequence ATGGATACTGAAACGAAGTCAAAGGTTTGGGAATATTTTGGATGGGGAGCTATCGTAATTGTTGGAGCTATTGTAACATTCTTAGTCATGATTCTTATATTTGGTGATCCAAAAACAAAATATACAATCCAAGAAGTAACAACAGAAGGACAAGAAGTGAAAGATGCTGAAAAGGATGTAAAAAAAGAGCACTCTATTGGAGAAACTATCAAACTAGGTGATCATAGACTTACTGTTACAGATGTAAAGAAATCGGCTGGTGGAGAATTTGATAAGCCGAGACCAGGAAACGCATTTGTCATTGTATCCGTAAACATTTATAACGGTAGCAAAGAGGATATACCGTATAGTCCACTAGATTTTGAGATGAGAAATAGTAAAGGAAATATTACTAGAATGACATTTTCAACCGTTAATCAAAATACAGCTTTAAACTCTGGTCAATTAGCACCGAATGGACAAGTAACAGGATCTATTGCTTTCGAACAACCTGTTGGAGAAAAGTTAAAGCTACAATTTACACCTAACTTCTGGAGTAAGAAAAAGATCATTATTAACTTATAA
- the lepB gene encoding signal peptidase I, with amino-acid sequence MKKALKKEGLEWMRTILIGVLLAVFFRTFFFSTYVVEGKSMMPTLQDGNMLVVNKVSYQVGELNRFDVVVFHANKKEDYVKRIIGLPGDKIEYKHDKLYINGQFIDEPYLEPYKKQAKGRQLTGDFTLEELTGEMVVPKGHVFVIGDNRLGSWDSRHFGFVKADTVVGKVDLRYWPIQEVQVNFSKG; translated from the coding sequence ATGAAGAAAGCTTTGAAAAAAGAAGGCCTAGAGTGGATGCGAACAATTTTAATAGGGGTGCTATTAGCTGTATTTTTTCGAACGTTTTTCTTTTCAACGTACGTTGTAGAAGGAAAGTCAATGATGCCGACATTGCAAGATGGAAATATGCTCGTTGTGAATAAGGTAAGCTACCAAGTTGGGGAGTTAAATAGATTTGACGTTGTTGTGTTTCATGCGAATAAAAAAGAAGACTATGTAAAACGAATTATCGGCTTACCTGGTGATAAAATCGAATATAAGCATGACAAACTATACATAAACGGACAATTCATTGATGAACCTTATTTGGAACCGTATAAGAAGCAAGCGAAGGGTCGGCAGTTAACGGGAGATTTCACGTTAGAAGAGTTAACGGGAGAGATGGTTGTACCGAAGGGGCATGTTTTTGTAATCGGTGATAACCGCCTTGGTAGTTGGGATAGTAGACATTTCGGTTTTGTAAAAGCAGATACAGTTGTCGGTAAAGTTGATTTGCGATATTGGCCGATTCAGGAAGTGCAGGTGAACTTTTCGAAAGGCTAA